A genomic window from Fibrobacterota bacterium includes:
- a CDS encoding glycoside hydrolase family 3 C-terminal domain-containing protein has product MRVAKMCVIGWGLFHGAQAGVLQGTVVDPGGSPVSNAMVAYGESVVGAPRTLSDNQGRFRLESDLISSVGARPGGFRTGLVVTGSEQLRLRVLDLQGRVWRTELLSAGHGTWTLDNPSSAVTGLSSGVWVVELSGRSGSLRTLALANGLPQSAVRLLPGAAFPAMRQMSANSCQVRVRKTGYISQTLALAVADSNVTVVLEPDPVERRIDSVMTGLTLDDKVGQMTQGLVNGPYKSTLISANRLGSVLGGGGEAISTFDDLQADALRASAKIPVLYGIDAVHGHAKMQGAVVHPHNIGLGATGDTALVRRLGEMTAREMWAGQCDWAFAPCIAVPRDERWGRTYEGYGETPQLASAFGSAYIRGLQGGRFDSAFAVIACAKHFLGDGGTALNSSTQKGAILDQGNVTVSQAELDSVHLPGYVAAVDAGVQTVMASYSLFHGTRMHAHKALLTDTLKTNLGFDGFVVSDWLAIEQLDGTYEEQVAASINAGVDMGMEPRNEKVFPAALKSLVGSGKIPQSRIDDAVRRILRVKFRSGRMDAPVRRKAWDAQLGGAAHRAIAREAVQKSLVVLKNEGGILPLPKSGKNIVVSGIGADDAGIQCGGWTLGWMGKAGAVPGSTTIYQGLQAAAGAVVKKGTAANGDIALVFAHELPYAEVGGDTMDLAVDPSVLSNAKAAKAAGAKVVLVMIAGRPQILGELASLADAIVMAWLPGSEGAGVADVLFGTVAPTGKLPCSWPRSMAQIPINVGDASYDPLYPFGFGLTW; this is encoded by the coding sequence ATGCGCGTAGCCAAGATGTGTGTGATCGGATGGGGTCTGTTCCACGGGGCGCAGGCCGGCGTTCTCCAGGGAACCGTGGTGGACCCAGGCGGATCTCCCGTCTCCAACGCCATGGTCGCCTATGGCGAAAGCGTCGTTGGAGCACCTCGCACGCTCTCCGACAACCAAGGTCGTTTCCGTCTGGAATCGGATCTGATCTCGTCGGTCGGTGCCAGACCAGGCGGGTTCCGGACAGGACTGGTGGTGACAGGTTCTGAACAATTGAGGCTTCGGGTCCTGGATCTGCAAGGTCGGGTCTGGCGGACCGAGCTGCTTTCCGCTGGGCACGGCACCTGGACATTGGACAATCCCTCCTCCGCCGTGACCGGCTTGAGCTCCGGGGTGTGGGTGGTCGAGCTTTCCGGGAGGTCGGGATCCCTGCGGACCTTGGCGTTGGCCAACGGTCTGCCTCAAAGCGCGGTGCGGTTGCTCCCGGGGGCGGCCTTTCCGGCGATGCGTCAGATGTCTGCCAATTCTTGTCAGGTTCGCGTGCGCAAGACCGGATACATCTCCCAGACCCTGGCCTTGGCTGTGGCCGATTCCAACGTGACGGTGGTCTTGGAGCCGGATCCCGTGGAGCGGCGCATCGATTCGGTGATGACGGGGCTCACCCTGGACGACAAGGTCGGACAAATGACCCAGGGCCTGGTGAACGGGCCTTACAAGTCGACGCTCATCTCCGCCAATCGGTTGGGATCGGTGCTGGGCGGCGGCGGAGAGGCGATCTCCACCTTCGACGATCTCCAGGCGGACGCCCTTCGTGCGAGCGCCAAGATCCCTGTGCTCTACGGGATCGACGCCGTCCATGGCCATGCGAAGATGCAAGGCGCGGTGGTCCATCCGCACAACATCGGCTTGGGGGCGACCGGCGACACCGCCCTGGTGCGGCGTCTGGGCGAGATGACCGCCCGCGAGATGTGGGCGGGCCAGTGCGATTGGGCGTTCGCACCATGCATTGCGGTGCCTCGCGACGAGCGTTGGGGCCGCACCTACGAAGGCTACGGCGAGACACCGCAATTGGCCTCCGCCTTCGGGTCCGCCTACATCCGCGGTTTGCAGGGGGGCCGGTTCGATTCGGCCTTCGCGGTGATCGCCTGCGCCAAACATTTCCTGGGAGACGGCGGCACGGCCCTCAACTCCAGCACCCAGAAGGGAGCCATCCTGGACCAAGGCAACGTCACGGTCTCCCAGGCGGAGCTGGATTCCGTCCATCTGCCAGGATATGTCGCGGCGGTGGATGCCGGCGTGCAGACCGTGATGGCCTCCTACAGCCTGTTCCACGGCACGCGCATGCACGCCCACAAGGCGCTTCTGACAGACACATTGAAGACCAATCTCGGGTTCGACGGGTTCGTGGTCTCCGATTGGCTGGCGATCGAACAGTTGGACGGAACCTACGAAGAACAAGTCGCTGCATCGATCAACGCCGGCGTGGACATGGGCATGGAGCCCCGCAACGAAAAGGTCTTTCCCGCCGCGCTCAAGTCGCTGGTCGGATCGGGGAAGATTCCCCAGTCGCGAATCGACGACGCGGTGCGACGGATTCTGCGGGTGAAGTTCCGTTCCGGGCGGATGGACGCTCCCGTCCGTCGCAAGGCTTGGGATGCGCAGTTGGGCGGCGCCGCGCACCGGGCGATCGCTCGCGAGGCCGTCCAGAAATCGCTGGTGGTCCTGAAAAACGAGGGAGGGATCCTGCCGCTTCCCAAGTCGGGGAAGAATATCGTGGTCAGTGGAATCGGCGCGGACGATGCCGGCATCCAGTGCGGTGGATGGACTCTGGGTTGGATGGGCAAGGCCGGTGCGGTGCCGGGATCCACGACCATCTACCAGGGGCTGCAGGCTGCGGCGGGCGCCGTGGTCAAAAAAGGAACGGCAGCCAATGGCGACATCGCCCTGGTCTTCGCGCACGAGCTCCCGTACGCCGAAGTGGGGGGCGATACCATGGACCTGGCGGTGGATCCTTCCGTTTTGTCCAATGCCAAGGCCGCCAAGGCCGCCGGGGCGAAGGTCGTGTTGGTGATGATCGCCGGTCGGCCACAAATCTTGGGCGAGCTCGCCTCGCTGGCCGACGCCATCGTGATGGCCTGGCTACCCGGCTCCGAGGGCGCTGGCGTCGCCGACGTGTTGTTCGGGACCGTCGCGCCCACCGGCAAGCTGCCCTGCTCCTGGCCCCGCTCGATGGCCCAGATCCCCATCAACGTGGGGGATGCGTCCTACGACCCTTTGTATCCGTTCGGGTTCGGTCTGACTTGGTGA
- the sucC gene encoding ADP-forming succinate--CoA ligase subunit beta, which translates to MKLLEHEAKAVLRKSGMAVPVGKVVRSPEEVGPALTELGLTEAVLKAQVFTGGRGKAGGVKLFAGAAEGAEIVKKLIGATLVTHQTGPAGEKVGSLLLESKTAIAREIYCSILLDREANNPVLVLSAEGGMEIEEIAETHPEKILKMHPTVGHDLWSFQTLRACQFLSITGETAKEFALVLNQLWKIYQQYDASLLEINPLVIDKDGHVVLLDCKFIVDDNAEYRQKGIGDADADKTSAEIESAKYGLSYVSLDGTVGCMVNGAGLAMATLDLIASVGLMPANFLDVGGSANEEAVTKAFEIVLTDDKVKVILVNIFGGIMKCDIIAQGVINAARKLGVKVPIVVRLQGTNVEEGRKLLAESGLALISADGLDDAAKKVAEAAKGVKA; encoded by the coding sequence GTGAAACTGTTGGAACACGAAGCAAAAGCCGTCCTGCGCAAGAGCGGGATGGCCGTACCGGTCGGCAAGGTCGTCCGATCGCCCGAGGAAGTCGGGCCGGCCTTGACCGAATTGGGCCTCACCGAAGCCGTCCTGAAGGCGCAAGTCTTCACGGGTGGCCGCGGCAAGGCTGGTGGCGTGAAGCTTTTCGCCGGTGCCGCCGAAGGCGCGGAAATCGTCAAGAAGCTGATCGGCGCCACTCTCGTGACCCATCAGACGGGCCCTGCGGGCGAGAAGGTCGGAAGCCTCCTTCTGGAGTCCAAGACCGCCATCGCCCGCGAGATCTACTGTTCCATCCTGCTGGACCGCGAAGCGAACAACCCGGTTCTGGTGTTGTCCGCCGAAGGCGGCATGGAGATCGAAGAGATCGCCGAGACGCACCCTGAGAAGATCCTCAAGATGCACCCCACGGTCGGTCACGACCTGTGGAGTTTCCAGACCCTGCGGGCCTGTCAATTCCTGTCCATCACCGGCGAGACCGCGAAGGAATTCGCCCTGGTCCTGAACCAGCTGTGGAAGATCTACCAGCAGTACGACGCCTCTTTGCTGGAAATCAATCCGTTGGTGATCGACAAGGACGGACACGTGGTCCTGCTGGACTGCAAGTTCATCGTCGACGACAACGCCGAATACCGTCAGAAGGGCATCGGCGACGCCGACGCCGACAAGACCTCCGCCGAGATCGAATCGGCCAAGTACGGTCTTTCGTACGTGTCCCTGGACGGCACCGTGGGCTGCATGGTCAACGGCGCGGGCCTGGCCATGGCCACGCTCGACCTGATCGCCTCGGTGGGCCTCATGCCCGCCAACTTCCTGGACGTCGGTGGATCCGCCAACGAAGAAGCCGTCACCAAGGCGTTCGAGATCGTCCTGACCGACGACAAGGTCAAGGTGATCCTGGTGAACATCTTCGGCGGCATCATGAAGTGCGACATCATCGCCCAAGGTGTGATCAACGCCGCGCGCAAGCTCGGCGTGAAGGTGCCCATCGTGGTGCGCCTGCAGGGAACGAACGTGGAAGAAGGCAGGAAATTGCTGGCCGAATCCGGCTTGGCTCTGATTTCCGCAGACGGTCTGGACGACGCGGCGAAGAAGGTTGCCGAAGCCGCCAAAGGGGTGAAAGCATGA
- the fbaA gene encoding class II fructose-bisphosphate aldolase → MPVATHQQYCRMFDEAKKGKYAFPAFNVTSTETANAVLQGLAASKSDGIIQVSTGGGEFASGSTIKDMALGAVSLALHVHNVASRYNILVGLHTDHCHPSKLDKFVKPLIAETEKRRAQGLPNLFNSHMFDGSELSMDKNIEISEELLKLCAKNDIILEIETGVVGGEEDGHDTSGVANDKLYTTPEDMQMAHERLSKIGRFLLAATFGNVHGVYKPGNVKLTPKILRDGQAAVQKKFSTAGNPLDLVFHGGSGSELHEIHETLEYGVVKMNIDTDTQYAFTRPIADWMLKNYDGVLKIDGEVGNKKFYDPRAYLKAAELGMSKRVSQAADDLKSTGKSLLS, encoded by the coding sequence ATGCCTGTCGCAACCCATCAGCAATACTGTCGGATGTTCGACGAAGCCAAGAAGGGCAAGTACGCCTTTCCTGCGTTCAACGTCACCAGCACAGAAACCGCCAACGCCGTGCTCCAGGGTCTGGCCGCTTCCAAGTCGGACGGCATCATCCAGGTGAGCACCGGAGGAGGCGAATTCGCCTCCGGATCCACCATCAAGGACATGGCGCTCGGCGCGGTGTCCCTTGCGCTGCACGTGCACAACGTGGCCAGCCGCTACAACATCCTGGTGGGCCTGCACACCGACCACTGCCACCCGTCAAAACTTGACAAGTTCGTGAAGCCTCTGATCGCCGAGACCGAAAAGCGTCGCGCCCAGGGTCTGCCCAACCTGTTCAACTCGCACATGTTCGATGGCTCCGAGCTTTCGATGGACAAGAACATCGAGATCTCCGAGGAGCTCCTGAAGCTCTGCGCGAAAAACGACATCATCCTGGAGATCGAAACCGGCGTGGTGGGTGGCGAAGAAGACGGACACGACACGTCCGGCGTGGCCAACGACAAGCTCTACACCACTCCCGAAGACATGCAGATGGCCCACGAGCGTCTGTCCAAGATCGGCCGGTTCTTGCTGGCCGCCACCTTCGGCAACGTCCACGGCGTGTACAAGCCGGGAAATGTCAAGCTCACCCCGAAGATCCTGCGCGACGGCCAGGCCGCCGTGCAGAAGAAGTTCTCCACCGCGGGCAATCCGCTGGATCTCGTGTTCCACGGCGGTTCGGGCTCCGAACTCCATGAAATCCACGAGACCCTGGAATACGGCGTGGTGAAGATGAACATCGACACCGACACGCAGTACGCGTTCACCCGGCCCATCGCCGACTGGATGCTGAAGAACTACGACGGCGTGTTGAAGATCGACGGCGAAGTCGGAAACAAGAAGTTCTACGATCCGCGCGCCTACCTGAAGGCTGCCGAACTTGGAATGTCCAAGCGCGTGAGCCAGGCCGCCGATGACTTGAAATCCACTGGAAAATCACTCCTGTCCTAA